The following nucleotide sequence is from Cryptococcus neoformans var. grubii H99 chromosome 5, complete sequence.
CAATTCTATCTACAGCGCCAGATGAAGTTGTCCCCACAGTGCCAACTTCAAACACTGTCAGCTCAGGTCTGCCATAGTCGGTGATTGCTTGTATGACTCACtggcaaggaaagggaTCAACCCAGCTGCAACATCGGTCTCAATTGCTGCTCGCAAAGCATCCCCTCTAAGGGCATATTGGTCTTCTGCAGTCACCGGCACCGCTCGGAAAGGAAGGCCCAGAAGAATAGCAGCCTTGAAACAACGGATAGCTGTCAGCGGGTAATCAGATGAGGGGCCGGTGGACATACCTTAGCACCAATGCTATGAGTTTGTGTGCTCCCATAAATCACTAGTTTTTGCCCATACTTCTGTCTCACATCATCGGAAATTTCAATATCCTCATTGGCTGCCGCCTTGTCGTCTTTGGACAGTATTCTTAACACCCTCTCTCGAGCAGCCATTGCGGCAGTCAAAGCAGCCTCGGATGCGGATCCCTATACAACCATTGTTGAGCATAAATAATCTCCGTTTCAAGCGCCAGATCATACCATTATCACACCTCCGCCAACTTTCGAATTAGTCCAGAAACTCGAGGACAGCCCGAAGATCTTGGCTACCCAATCAACGACGACTTGCTCCAGCTCGGTGCAAGCTGGGGAGCAGATCCACTAGACCTAAGGAGTGAGCTGTTGTGCGTCAACGGGGGTTACTGAAAAGCTCACGTTGAAACCAGGGTTACTGACGCTGGCTGTATAAAGATCAGCAAGCATACCCTCAAACGTTGAGTTTGAAGGGAAGTAAGCAAAGAAATTGGGTGATTGCCAATGGGTGATACCTGAAAGCTCATTAGGTTTTGGGAGGTCGTGGGGGTAACAAACGACGAAGACCTGCCAGGAAGGATATCACTTTGAAAAGCGGCTGTTATCTGCTCAAACGGCTCCCCTTTGACTGGTGCCTCTGCTACAAATTCAAGCAGGCAAGGCGTTAGATGGCGAATTTCATGCTTGAGGTAGATCCAGCTCCCCTACGCACATGGCAACTTCTCTAGTAGGTATCCAGGTTCAACTTCAGCTTTGACTGGCTTTTGGGAGAGCTGTTCATAGTAATTACAGATCGCGTCAACAGCCGCATATCCTGGTCGGGTTGTTAGGATGCCAGAGTCAGAAGCATCGCTTTTCATATGTGAACAACAGAAGCCTACCTGCTTTCCTAAACCTATAGGCAAAAAGTCCAACAAAGTCAGATGGATACATGGATACATTTATGCCTCCCGTCACACCCAAGCTCACTCTTCAATGTCCATAATATCGTGTTGGAATTGGTAAGTCGCGTCCTGGAGTTGATTTCTTTGCTGTTTCGCTACTGAACCTTTGGAGCCGGAACGGAGTTGTTGTTTGATTGATTGACAGATGCCGGAttcaaggaaaaggaaagcgTAAAAAGCTACCGAGAGGAACGAACGGGGGAAACGAGGAGACGGAGAGTCGATCGTCTCGAGGGGGCTAGAGACATCCAGTCATTAGGCTCGACAAAAGCCCCTGGACGGACATAAAACATGGCGGACATATCCGACCGAAGCTCGAATGAAAACGAGAAGATGCCGACTGAACGGTCTTTTCCATTTTCAGTTTCCAATTTTAATTAGCCGAAGGACCGAACTTCCACTGGAAAGACTGCTGTAACTCCGGTCTTCTTCCGAAAATCCG
It contains:
- a CDS encoding aromatic-L-amino-acid decarboxylase, which encodes MDIEEFRKAGYAAVDAICNYYEQLSQKPVKAEVEPGYLLEKLPSEAPVKGEPFEQITAAFQSDILPGITHWQSPNFFAYFPSNSTFEGMLADLYTASVSNPGFNWICSPACTELEQVVVDWVAKIFGLSSSFWTNSKVGGGVIMGSASEAALTAAMAARERVLRILSKDDKAAANEDIEISDDVRQKYGQKLVIYGSTQTHSIGAKAAILLGLPFRAVPVTAEDQYALRGDALRAAIETDVAAGLIPFLAIGTVGTTSSGAVDRIAEIGQVLKDYPTMFLHIDAAWAGVAYALPEYRDQLRLAEVNEYANSVSVNLHKWGLTTFDATLMFVKDRHDLTRTFDVTPLYLRSKEADTGKVIDYRNWQIPLGRRFRSLKVWFILRSYGVEGFQRHLTRGIEQCQKLASIVRASPDFELVTEPVLALLVFRLVPEHTTQLSSETLNNLNKRLYNRLDARKDVFLTQTALKSSNGDNVICIRFAMGGVHTKFEHVQKTWEVVKEEGRNTIDEWKKEESNK